A genomic stretch from Carassius auratus strain Wakin chromosome 37, ASM336829v1, whole genome shotgun sequence includes:
- the LOC113055817 gene encoding voltage-dependent anion-selective channel protein 2 has protein sequence MAVPPAYADLGKAAKDIFNKGYGFGTVKLDVKTKSANGVEFKTCGTSNMDSNKVSGNLETKYKWAEYGLTFTEKWSTDNTLGTEITVEDQITKGLKLTFDTTFSPNSGKKSGKVKTAYKREYANVGCDVDFDFAGPAVHGSAVLGYEGWLAGYQMTFDTAKSKMTRSNFAIGYKTGDFQLHTNVNDGTEFGGSIYQKVSDDLETAVNLAWTAGNNSTRLGIAAKYMLDSSSSVSAKVNNASLVGIGYTQTLRPGVKLTLSALVDGKNINAGGHKLGLGLELEA, from the exons ATGGCTGTTCCTCCAGCGTACGCAGACCTGGGGAAGGCTGCAAAGGACATCTTCAACAAGGGCTACG GTTTTGGGACGGTGAAGCTTGATGTCAAAACCAAGTCTGCTAACGGAGTG GAGTTTAAAACATGTGGCACATCTAACATGGACTCAAACAAGGTCAGCGGGAACCTGGAGACCAAGTATAAATGGGCCGAGTACGGACTGACCTTCACTGAGAAGTGGAGCACGGACAACACACTGGGCACCGAGATCACCGTCGAGGACCAG ATCACCAAAGGACTGAAGCTGACCTTTGACACGACCTTCTCACCAAACTCTGG TAAGAAGAGTGGAAAGGTGAAGACGGCGTATAAGCGTGAATACGCGAACGTAGGCTGTGATGTGGATTTCGACTTCGCCGGTCCTGCCGTCCACGGCTCTGCGGTGCTGGGATACGAGGGCTGGCTCGCCGGATACCAGATGACCTTTGACACCGCCAAGTCCAAGATGACCCGCAGCAACTTCGCCATCGGATACAAGACCGGAGACTTCCAGCTGCACACCAATGT GAACGATGGCACAGAGTTTGGCGGCTCCATCTATCAGAAAGTGAGTGATGATCTGGAGACGGCGGTGAATCTGGCCTGGACCGCCGGTAATAACAGCACACGCTTGGGGATCGCTGCCAAATACATGCTGGACTCCAGCTCCTCCGTTAGT GCTAAAGTGAATAATGCCAGTCTGGTTGGGATCGGCTACACTCAGACCCTCAGACCAG gagTGAAGCTGACTCTTTCTGCCCTGGTTGATGGAAAGAACATCAACGCTGGAGGCCATAAACTGGGTCTGGGTCTGGAGCTGGAGGCGTAA